Proteins found in one Xenopus laevis strain J_2021 chromosome 1L, Xenopus_laevis_v10.1, whole genome shotgun sequence genomic segment:
- the LOC108719882 gene encoding ADAMTS-like protein 5, with protein sequence MWLQNWFHILSLAVFLITFSIHADSDTQVTDSKSDGNTRPLNGRWTAWGMWTSCSSTCGNGVTVRTRWCLRVTRIDRCAGEQRQYRSCQSEMCPEDALPFRDLQCALHNYRPIPGSKRGYKWVPFYGAPTACHLNCLAVGQNFYYTFGRVLDGTSCGPDSNGTCINGQCLKADCDGIFTSEVSNESCGKCQGQQNACVFIQNVYLAPFPSSGYFGYKNVTRIPAGASQIKVTDQSRNILALMDSSGHFVINGDWVVSWPGKYKAAGTEVHYIRNSESHEVLEADGPTNEDLYVQVLFQENNPGITYEFWLPKDLYDNYKREPQLSWQHSEHEDLSSWVNKTASRNGESHLGTLQDKQVLTVSRKGRCRRCKTPKGKSQRIKQYCQSDFAIHAKVLGRRLIGQETRYDIQVKHAYKNKFPIMYREYIWVSNTCDCPYLVDRHEYIMMASKHVNHEYTLNRILLSATSFVKPWSPQEDQRLQHVNTFCTSTP encoded by the exons GTGACGGATTCTAAGAGTGATGGGAATACTAGGCCTTTAAATGGACGCTGGACAGCTTGGGGCATGTGGACTTCCTGTTCCAGTACCTGTGGGAATGGAGTTACAGTCAGGACACGATGGTGTTTACG GGTCACTAGAATAGACAGGTGTGCAGGAGAACAGCGACAGTACAGAAGCTGTCAGTCAGAG ATGTGCCCAGAAGATGCTTTACCCTTCAGGGATCTGCAGTGTGCTCTGCACAATTACAGACCCATTCCTGGCAGTAAACGGGGGTACAAGTGGGTACCATTTTATGGAG CACCCACTGCTTGTCATCTGAACTGCTTGGCTGTCGGACAGAACTTTTATTACACCTTTGGACGAGTGTTAGATGGAACAAGCTGTGGGCCTGACTCTAATGGCACCTGTATCAATGGCCAGTGCCtg AAAGCAGACTGCGATGGGATCTTTACATCTGAGGTCTCCAATGAATCATGTGGAAAGTGTCAAGGGCAACAAAATGCCTGTGTTTTCATACAGAATGTTTACCTGGCCCCTTTCCCCTCTTCAG GTTACTTCGGATACAAAAATGTGACAAGAATACCTGCTGGTGCTTCACAAATTAAAGTGACAGATCAAAGCCGCAACATATTAG CCTTGATGGATTCAAGTGGCCACTTTGTAATTAATGGCGACTGGGTGGTTTCTTGGCCAGGAAAATACAAAGCAGCAGGAACAGAAGTTCATTACATTCGGAATTCAGAAAGTCATGAGGTTTTGGAAGCAGATGGTCCTACAAATGAGGATCTTTATGTGCAG GTTCTCTTCCAAGAAAATAATCCAGGGATTACATATGAATTCTGGCTACCAAAGGATCTTTACGATAATTACAAAAGGGAGCCCCAGTTGAGCTGGCAACATTCAGAACATGAGGATTTGAGCTCGTGGGTAAATAAAACTGCCTCCAGAAATGGGGAAAGTCATTTAGGAACACTGCAAGATAAGCAGGTGCTTactgtttccagaaaag GACGATGTAGAAGGTGTAAAACTCCAAAGGGAAAATCACAGAGGATAAAGCAGTACTGTCAAAGTGATTTTG CGATCCATGCCAAGGTTTTGGGAAGAAGGCTAATCGGACAAGAGACACGCTATGACATCCAAGTAAAACATGCTTATAAAAACAAGTTTCCAATCATGTACCGTGAATATATCTGGGTGTCCAATACATGTGACTGTCCTTATTTAGTGGATAGACATGAATATATTATGATGGCCTCAAAACATGTGAACCATGAGTATACTCTAAACAGAATCCTGCTCTCTGCGACCAGCTTTGTTAAACCCTGGTCCCCACAGGAGGACCAGAGGCTGCAGCATGTGAACACTTTTTGTACAAGTACACCCTGA